From a region of the Deltaproteobacteria bacterium genome:
- a CDS encoding calcium/sodium antiporter has protein sequence MDTFIYLGLLLAGFAVLAKSASTFVDSAVRIAEILSVPKMIIGIVLVGFATTAPEFAVSVQSAYLGHPEIALGNAVGSVICDDGLAMALAAVTAPSFILIDGKTLRSAGSFLIFVCLVTYAMAWDGTFTRYDGMALVSLLAGYIYAVYRTEKKRRKGLNREPTAVVDGSSPASANRPTTLKRQLLYFLLGLTGVIVSSRLVLWSSINLATAFNVSEVIIGLTVIALGTSLPEISTCIAAARKGEGEIAAGDIIGADILNMLWIVGVSSVVNPLHVSTKVINFMFPWMLVIVGTMLLFMRIRHRMEKWKGLVLLSLYGIYIVMTARLFY, from the coding sequence TTGGATACCTTCATCTATCTCGGCTTGCTGCTTGCGGGCTTCGCAGTCCTCGCCAAGAGTGCCAGTACGTTCGTGGACAGTGCCGTGAGAATCGCCGAGATCCTGAGCGTTCCCAAGATGATCATAGGCATCGTGCTGGTGGGGTTTGCCACCACGGCCCCGGAATTTGCCGTCTCCGTACAGTCTGCCTATCTCGGCCATCCGGAGATCGCTCTGGGAAACGCTGTGGGGTCCGTAATCTGCGACGATGGACTAGCCATGGCTCTGGCCGCGGTAACTGCCCCCTCATTCATTCTCATCGACGGTAAGACCCTCAGGAGCGCCGGTTCCTTTCTGATCTTCGTCTGCCTTGTCACCTATGCCATGGCCTGGGATGGAACATTTACCAGATATGACGGAATGGCTCTCGTCTCACTCCTGGCTGGTTATATCTATGCCGTCTACAGAACGGAAAAGAAGAGAAGGAAAGGGTTGAACAGAGAACCCACGGCCGTGGTGGATGGATCATCCCCAGCATCGGCCAATCGTCCGACAACCCTGAAAAGGCAGCTCCTTTACTTCCTGCTGGGCCTGACAGGGGTCATAGTATCGAGTCGGTTGGTCCTCTGGTCGTCCATCAATCTCGCAACGGCCTTCAACGTTTCTGAAGTCATAATCGGACTCACAGTGATCGCCCTCGGTACCTCCCTCCCGGAGATCAGTACCTGCATAGCTGCCGCCCGCAAGGGGGAAGGTGAAATAGCCGCTGGAGACATCATCGGAGCGGATATCCTGAACATGCTCTGGATCGTGGGTGTCTCCTCTGTGGTCAATCCTCTGCACGTGAGCACAAAGGTCATCAATTTCATGTTTCCCTGGATGCTCGTAATCGTTGGAACCATGCTCCTCTTCATGCGCATCAGGCACAGGATGGAAAAATGGAAAGGGCTGGTTTTACTCTCCCTCTATGGAATATATATTGTCATGACCGCCAGGCTCTTCTACTGA
- the asnS gene encoding asparagine--tRNA ligase — protein MKGVYIEDIERHVGQEVTLRGWLYNKRSSGKIHFLQVRDGTGVIQAVVSKNDVSPEVFALSDRLTRESSVVVRGLVRQDPRSPLGYEIGVVDLEAVQIAEDFPIAPKEHGVGFLLDHRHLWIRSPRQNAILRIRQEIVRACRDFLDSRGFVLVDAPIFTPAACEGTTTLFETKYFDESAYLTQSGQLYNEAAAMAFGRVYCFGPTFRAEKSKTRRHLMEFWMVEPEVAYADLDDIMELAEDFVVAIVKRVVRKREKELKLLDRDIGKLEMVEKPFPRLSYGEAIQVLKERGLKVEWGRDFGAEEETELSKAFAKPLLVHRYPVQCKAFYMKGDPQDDRLALCVDMLAPEGYGEIIGGGQREEDLGRLEEKMNSHNLPVEPFAWYLDLRRYGTVSHSGFGLGIERSVAWICGLDHVRETIPFPRMLYRLYP, from the coding sequence ATGAAGGGAGTCTATATCGAGGACATCGAGCGGCACGTCGGCCAGGAGGTCACTCTTAGAGGTTGGCTCTACAACAAGAGGTCCAGCGGGAAGATCCACTTTCTTCAGGTGCGGGATGGAACAGGCGTGATCCAGGCGGTTGTTTCCAAGAACGATGTTTCGCCCGAGGTTTTCGCCCTCTCGGACAGGCTTACCAGAGAATCGTCCGTGGTGGTTCGAGGGCTTGTTCGCCAGGATCCGAGGTCTCCTCTCGGCTATGAGATTGGGGTAGTCGACCTGGAGGCTGTGCAGATTGCGGAGGATTTTCCCATTGCTCCGAAGGAACACGGAGTGGGCTTCCTCTTGGATCATCGCCACCTCTGGATAAGATCTCCACGGCAGAACGCCATTCTGAGAATTCGTCAGGAGATCGTCAGGGCTTGTCGAGATTTTCTCGATTCCCGGGGATTCGTGCTGGTGGACGCTCCGATTTTTACACCTGCTGCCTGTGAGGGAACGACCACGCTTTTTGAGACAAAGTATTTCGACGAGAGCGCCTATCTCACCCAGAGCGGGCAGCTTTACAACGAAGCTGCGGCGATGGCCTTTGGAAGAGTGTACTGCTTTGGCCCCACCTTTCGAGCGGAGAAGTCTAAGACGCGGAGACACCTCATGGAATTTTGGATGGTCGAGCCGGAGGTGGCCTACGCGGATCTTGATGATATCATGGAACTGGCCGAGGACTTTGTCGTTGCCATTGTCAAGAGGGTCGTACGGAAAAGAGAAAAAGAGCTGAAACTCCTCGACAGGGACATAGGGAAACTCGAGATGGTTGAGAAGCCTTTTCCACGCCTCTCCTATGGAGAGGCGATTCAGGTCCTTAAGGAGAGAGGGCTGAAAGTCGAGTGGGGGCGGGATTTTGGAGCCGAAGAGGAGACGGAGCTTTCCAAGGCCTTTGCGAAGCCCTTGCTGGTCCACCGGTATCCGGTCCAGTGCAAGGCCTTCTACATGAAGGGAGATCCACAGGATGATAGGTTGGCTCTTTGCGTGGACATGCTTGCTCCTGAGGGGTATGGAGAGATCATCGGTGGAGGGCAACGGGAGGAGGACCTTGGGAGGCTCGAAGAAAAGATGAATTCCCACAATCTCCCCGTAGAGCCCTTTGCCTGGTATCTAGATCTGCGCAGATACGGCACTGTGTCTCATTCGGGGTTTGGCCTCGGCATCGAGAGATCCGTGGCATGGATCTGTGGACTCGATCACGTCCGGGAGACCATCCCCTTCCCCCGCATGCTTTACCGGCTCTATCCATGA
- a CDS encoding acyl-CoA dehydrogenase family protein has product MEYLLKLLRSFHEKEEDRIQIDRFVRLLNERVIPHYVSLSEGGVKIEENRALFPAPWKRIHDGLTEIGFFKCFIPPQYGGVRISEEGLYSYMELLGFSCPSLGIIFVAHGRAVDMILFGENEDQKSRYLPRFARGEFGAIAMTEPGAGSDVGAIEFSAERVGQEYLFNGQKWFISNSGLASVYTIVANTKKKKSPRALTAFIVEDHAGGFSVEDLPEKDGLKLVPTGRLLFQDTRVPRENMIGQEGRGLLLALRVIDKGRIHIAGICCGLAYRIFDEIFSYSRKRVQFDHPLTSSQEISFRISDMYTQINAARGLCFYALRQVDTPLYRGSSSQAKLFASQMVADVARSGQIILGGRGYLRSNVVSLLSADARGMEYVEGTTNIQRMIISSELFRGYE; this is encoded by the coding sequence ATGGAATATCTGCTGAAACTGCTACGGTCCTTTCACGAGAAGGAGGAGGACAGAATTCAAATCGACCGCTTCGTTCGGCTTCTGAATGAACGGGTTATCCCCCACTACGTTTCCCTCAGTGAGGGAGGGGTGAAGATCGAAGAGAACAGAGCCCTCTTTCCAGCGCCCTGGAAGAGAATCCATGACGGTCTTACGGAGATCGGCTTTTTCAAGTGTTTTATCCCTCCCCAGTATGGTGGAGTGAGAATCTCTGAAGAGGGGCTTTACTCTTACATGGAGCTTCTGGGATTCAGCTGCCCCAGCCTGGGGATCATATTCGTGGCACACGGGCGGGCAGTGGATATGATCCTCTTCGGAGAGAATGAGGATCAGAAGTCTCGATACCTGCCGAGGTTTGCCCGGGGCGAGTTTGGCGCCATTGCCATGACGGAGCCCGGGGCCGGCTCCGATGTGGGTGCCATTGAGTTCTCCGCAGAGCGGGTTGGGCAGGAATACCTGTTCAACGGTCAGAAGTGGTTCATTTCCAACTCGGGTTTGGCTTCGGTCTATACGATCGTGGCGAACACGAAGAAGAAAAAGAGTCCCCGCGCACTGACCGCCTTCATCGTGGAGGACCACGCTGGAGGATTCTCTGTGGAGGATCTTCCCGAAAAGGACGGCCTCAAACTCGTCCCTACAGGGCGCCTGCTTTTCCAAGATACACGAGTCCCAAGAGAGAATATGATCGGGCAGGAGGGGAGGGGACTCCTTCTGGCCTTGAGGGTGATAGACAAGGGGAGGATTCATATCGCGGGAATATGTTGCGGGTTGGCTTATAGAATCTTCGACGAGATCTTCAGCTATTCCAGAAAGCGGGTCCAGTTCGATCATCCCCTAACAAGCAGTCAGGAGATCAGCTTCAGGATCTCTGACATGTACACCCAGATAAACGCGGCCAGGGGGCTCTGCTTCTATGCCCTCCGCCAGGTGGACACCCCTCTTTACCGGGGAAGCTCTTCCCAGGCGAAGCTCTTTGCAAGCCAGATGGTGGCGGATGTGGCTCGAAGCGGCCAGATCATCCTGGGGGGCAGAGGTTACCTGCGGAGCAATGTGGTCAGCCTCCTGTCGGCCGATGCAAGGGGAATGGAGTACGTGGAGGGGACAACCAATATCCAGCGGATGATCATTTCCAGCGAACTGTTTCGGGGCTATGAGTAG
- the aspS gene encoding aspartate--tRNA ligase: MIDFLGDWKRTDRCGDLGVEDVGREVTLMGWVQRTRDHGGVIFVDLRDRGGTVQIVFNPKVSTAVHEKAGTVRNEWVLAVKGTVERRPEGMTNPNMKTGQIEVTARELKILNLSDTPPFPIEDRVEAAESLRLKYRYLDLRRPRLQRNLWVRYQAAKAVREYFDGRGFIEIETPFLTRSTPEGARDYVVPSRINPGCFYALPQSPQIFKQILMIAGFDRYFQIVKCFRDEDLRMDRQPEFTQIDVEMSFVTVEDIKAMMSEMIAHLFRRVMGVELELPFPTLRYREAMDRYGTDRPDIRFGMELRELTPHVRGSEFRVFREAIASGRVVKGIKVEGSPLSRREIEELPGVVDGFGAGGLLWARIDSDGWVSPVKRFLTSDQMRSVEKAFDASPGDLLLFVADQPEVVNDSLGRVRMHLGRRLRLLDEKRYSFVWIVEFPLLEYDPEQGRYVAVHHPFTAPMDEDVERLSTSPETVRAKAYDLVLNGAEIGGGSIRNHRRDIQQQVFEKLGMSKDEAFHRFGFLMEALSYGAPPHGGIAFGFDRLVMIMTGSDSIRDVIAFPKTQKAVDLMADAPSPIDQDQLDELFIKVKKTK; this comes from the coding sequence TTGATAGATTTTCTCGGTGACTGGAAAAGGACCGACCGATGCGGTGATCTGGGCGTGGAAGATGTGGGGCGGGAAGTGACCCTCATGGGATGGGTCCAGAGGACAAGGGATCATGGCGGGGTGATCTTCGTGGACCTGAGGGATAGGGGGGGAACGGTACAGATAGTCTTCAATCCCAAGGTCTCCACCGCTGTTCACGAGAAGGCAGGAACGGTCCGAAACGAGTGGGTCTTGGCCGTGAAGGGGACGGTTGAAAGGCGCCCCGAAGGCATGACGAATCCGAATATGAAGACCGGGCAGATCGAGGTCACTGCCAGGGAGCTGAAGATTCTCAACCTTTCGGATACCCCGCCCTTCCCGATCGAGGATAGGGTGGAGGCTGCGGAGAGCCTCCGGTTGAAGTACCGGTATCTAGACCTCAGGCGCCCCCGTCTTCAGAGAAATCTCTGGGTGAGATACCAAGCTGCCAAGGCGGTCCGGGAGTATTTCGACGGCAGGGGTTTCATCGAGATAGAGACCCCTTTCCTGACTCGATCCACGCCCGAAGGCGCGAGGGACTATGTCGTTCCGAGCCGGATAAATCCGGGGTGCTTCTATGCTCTGCCCCAATCGCCGCAGATCTTCAAGCAGATTCTGATGATTGCAGGCTTTGACCGGTATTTTCAGATCGTGAAGTGTTTTCGTGACGAAGACCTCAGGATGGACCGGCAGCCGGAATTCACCCAGATCGATGTGGAGATGTCCTTTGTGACAGTGGAAGATATCAAGGCCATGATGAGCGAGATGATCGCCCATCTTTTTCGGAGGGTCATGGGGGTCGAGCTCGAACTGCCGTTTCCAACGCTCAGGTACAGGGAAGCCATGGACCGGTATGGAACCGATCGACCTGATATCCGCTTTGGGATGGAGTTGAGGGAGCTGACTCCCCATGTTCGGGGAAGTGAATTCAGGGTCTTCAGGGAGGCCATCGCATCGGGACGGGTCGTCAAAGGTATCAAGGTGGAGGGTTCCCCCCTGTCCCGAAGGGAGATCGAGGAACTGCCCGGAGTGGTGGATGGATTCGGTGCAGGCGGACTTCTGTGGGCTCGGATCGACTCCGATGGATGGGTCTCTCCGGTAAAGCGGTTTCTCACTTCAGACCAGATGAGGAGCGTGGAGAAGGCCTTTGATGCGTCTCCTGGTGATCTCCTCCTCTTTGTGGCCGACCAGCCGGAGGTCGTCAATGACTCGCTGGGACGGGTGCGGATGCATCTGGGAAGGAGACTCCGACTGCTCGATGAGAAACGGTACAGCTTTGTCTGGATTGTGGAGTTTCCTCTTCTCGAATACGACCCGGAACAGGGAAGGTACGTGGCGGTTCACCACCCCTTCACCGCCCCGATGGATGAGGACGTGGAAAGGCTCTCCACGAGTCCAGAGACGGTGCGGGCAAAGGCCTATGATCTGGTCCTTAATGGTGCCGAGATCGGTGGGGGATCCATCAGGAATCACCGCCGGGACATTCAGCAGCAGGTCTTCGAGAAGCTCGGAATGAGCAAGGATGAGGCGTTTCACCGTTTCGGGTTTCTCATGGAGGCCCTCTCCTATGGCGCCCCGCCCCATGGAGGTATAGCCTTTGGCTTCGACCGTCTCGTCATGATAATGACCGGAAGCGACTCGATCCGAGACGTGATCGCCTTTCCGAAGACACAGAAGGCCGTGGATCTCATGGCAGATGCCCCCTCCCCTATCGACCAGGATCAGCTCGATGAACTCTTCATCAAGGTTAAGAAGACCAAATAG
- a CDS encoding amino acid ABC transporter substrate-binding protein: protein MKKEKLVCVVSVILIGLYLAACPSAGAGPGKIVIGHPACLSGKYAKAGEQALGGIKACVSWVNNVYGGVLLGGRKVPLKYKYYDCESKKEAVTSLISRLITVDRVNVVFAPYSSGLTLRGAPVAESRRMLYMDHGGANNRIFRQGFRYIVQTIGPASRYHEGTLDMIHHIDPGSKRIALAYEDSEFAKMVMVGAKEHAEMLDFDIVFERTYPKGVTDLTPLLSALKAARPDIVIGGGHFEDGQLFNRQMADLEVDVKALSLIAAATLPAFYEALTSMAEGVMGPSHWEYGVKYSPQEADKVGLPWIGPSQDEFVSLFKKAIGKEMIPDYHAAEAGAQVLAYVLAVEAAGSLDSDRVRVALGDLKFMSFYGGWDVDDTGLQVGHSMVDVQWQMGKRVIVWPPEARTGDVAYPMPTFAEKARGKVAVPR, encoded by the coding sequence ATGAAAAAGGAAAAGCTTGTCTGTGTAGTCTCTGTGATCCTCATAGGATTGTACCTTGCTGCCTGCCCCTCGGCTGGAGCAGGGCCCGGCAAGATCGTAATCGGTCATCCAGCGTGCCTGTCAGGGAAGTACGCAAAGGCGGGTGAACAGGCCTTAGGGGGAATAAAGGCCTGCGTCTCCTGGGTAAACAACGTGTATGGAGGTGTTCTCCTAGGGGGCAGGAAGGTGCCTCTCAAGTACAAGTACTACGACTGTGAATCGAAGAAGGAGGCTGTTACGAGCCTTATCAGCAGGTTGATAACCGTCGACAGGGTAAACGTGGTTTTTGCCCCTTACAGCTCGGGGCTTACGCTCAGGGGGGCTCCTGTTGCCGAGAGTCGTAGGATGCTCTATATGGATCATGGAGGGGCCAACAACAGGATTTTCCGCCAGGGATTCAGGTACATCGTGCAGACCATCGGACCTGCGAGCAGGTATCATGAGGGGACCCTGGATATGATTCACCATATTGATCCTGGGTCCAAGAGGATTGCTTTGGCCTATGAGGACAGCGAATTCGCGAAGATGGTGATGGTGGGAGCAAAAGAGCATGCAGAAATGCTCGATTTTGACATTGTCTTCGAGCGGACCTATCCCAAAGGTGTTACGGACCTGACCCCTCTGCTTTCGGCATTGAAAGCGGCACGACCGGATATAGTCATAGGGGGCGGCCACTTCGAGGATGGTCAGCTTTTCAACAGACAGATGGCCGACCTGGAGGTGGATGTTAAAGCCCTGTCGCTGATAGCAGCCGCCACCTTGCCTGCCTTCTACGAGGCTTTGACGAGCATGGCAGAAGGCGTCATGGGTCCATCGCACTGGGAGTATGGGGTGAAGTATTCTCCCCAGGAAGCCGACAAGGTGGGGCTCCCCTGGATCGGCCCCAGCCAGGATGAGTTTGTGAGCCTCTTCAAGAAAGCCATAGGCAAAGAGATGATCCCGGACTATCATGCGGCAGAGGCCGGAGCCCAGGTCTTGGCTTATGTCCTGGCTGTGGAGGCGGCCGGTTCCCTTGACTCGGACAGAGTGAGGGTTGCCCTGGGCGACCTCAAGTTCATGTCCTTCTACGGGGGGTGGGATGTGGACGACACCGGGCTCCAAGTGGGGCATTCCATGGTGGATGTCCAGTGGCAGATGGGTAAGAGGGTTATCGTGTGGCCTCCTGAAGCCCGGACCGGCGATGTCGCTTATCCGATGCCCACCTTTGCTGAGAAGGCTAGGGGGAAGGTGGCCGTACCGAGGTAG
- a CDS encoding branched-chain amino acid ABC transporter permease, translated as MVLEQLTGNLVQGLVLGAIYGMATMGLSLIFGVLRVVNVGHGAFIMVGAFVTLWVFSSLGMNPVVAAPLAFMVGMALGFIFYYSTIRRLVKAPELASLLATFAMGVLLEEIVKLIFGSEFRGYNWVTGRIDLGVTILPVSKIYASVGSLSIAVLLYLWFKKTRSGTAMRCVVEDSEGARVCGVNVDGVYALSFALGIGLTVLSGVLLTMFIPVGINPYMGGAYTLKAFVIAVLGGLASPYGAFFGGLVFGLIENGSYTLFALLPGVEPFALTRFLSFLVLLLILLLKPTGLLGKK; from the coding sequence ATGGTGCTAGAACAGCTGACCGGCAATCTTGTGCAGGGATTGGTTCTTGGTGCGATCTATGGTATGGCGACCATGGGGTTGAGCTTGATCTTCGGGGTCCTGAGGGTCGTCAACGTTGGCCATGGAGCCTTTATCATGGTGGGGGCATTCGTCACCCTCTGGGTCTTCAGTTCTCTCGGGATGAACCCGGTGGTGGCTGCCCCCTTGGCCTTTATGGTAGGCATGGCCCTGGGCTTCATCTTCTACTATTCGACTATCAGGCGTCTTGTCAAGGCACCAGAGCTCGCCTCTCTTCTGGCGACCTTCGCTATGGGGGTGCTGCTGGAAGAGATCGTCAAACTCATTTTCGGGTCCGAGTTCAGGGGCTACAATTGGGTGACAGGAAGGATAGACCTCGGTGTAACGATTCTGCCAGTATCCAAGATTTATGCCTCTGTGGGTAGTCTCTCCATTGCCGTTCTCCTGTATCTCTGGTTCAAGAAGACCAGGTCCGGCACCGCCATGAGATGCGTTGTTGAGGACAGCGAAGGGGCGAGGGTATGCGGGGTGAATGTGGATGGAGTATACGCCTTGAGCTTTGCACTTGGGATCGGGTTGACCGTATTGAGCGGGGTCCTCCTCACGATGTTCATACCGGTTGGAATAAACCCTTACATGGGGGGGGCATATACCCTGAAGGCCTTTGTGATTGCTGTGTTGGGTGGGCTTGCATCACCCTACGGTGCATTTTTCGGCGGCCTTGTCTTCGGGCTGATAGAAAACGGCTCATATACCCTGTTCGCCCTGTTGCCAGGGGTGGAGCCCTTTGCCCTGACGCGGTTTCTGTCGTTCCTGGTGTTGCTCCTCATACTTCTTCTCAAGCCGACAGGACTATTGGGGAAAAAATGA
- a CDS encoding branched-chain amino acid ABC transporter permease: protein MKQCAARYYPLLPVLAGYLTMFLMGRSLSGMWQLMAMLAFYCALGQAFNIFLGMTGYVDFGYVAFLGVGTYGMALAITRLASFEGLGLGIIAIGLLLALVMATLLSLAVGAVALRLRGAYFAIATIGVNEGFRYLIEGAKIWNGSEGIIFNAEMNRIFGRGLASALSTFWADVMVFIIAAVAAWVTLYYMRSKIGYALTALREDEDAAKVMGINVTRYKIIAFTTSASFAGLIGATSWALKTPYVFPPEVFEIHYTVEAIIIVLLGGAGTLLGPVVGGLIYGLSKYWLSVIMPGFQLLIFAPVIILIILAFPDGVVGILRKTLKNTQLEKFIE, encoded by the coding sequence ATGAAGCAGTGTGCTGCCAGATACTATCCCCTGCTCCCTGTTCTTGCGGGGTACCTCACCATGTTCTTGATGGGCAGAAGCCTATCAGGCATGTGGCAGTTGATGGCGATGCTGGCTTTCTACTGTGCCCTCGGACAGGCGTTCAATATCTTTCTGGGCATGACCGGTTACGTGGATTTCGGGTACGTGGCTTTTCTTGGAGTTGGGACGTACGGGATGGCCCTGGCTATCACGCGGCTTGCTTCCTTTGAAGGGCTTGGATTGGGGATCATTGCCATAGGTTTGCTCTTGGCATTGGTTATGGCCACCCTGCTGTCTCTGGCTGTGGGAGCGGTTGCACTCAGGCTCAGAGGCGCTTATTTCGCAATAGCGACCATCGGTGTCAATGAAGGATTCCGGTATCTTATTGAAGGCGCCAAGATCTGGAACGGCTCTGAGGGCATCATATTCAATGCAGAGATGAACCGGATCTTCGGGAGAGGCCTGGCCAGTGCCCTTTCGACATTTTGGGCGGACGTGATGGTCTTCATAATAGCCGCGGTGGCTGCATGGGTTACCCTTTACTATATGAGGAGCAAGATCGGCTATGCATTGACGGCACTGAGGGAGGACGAGGACGCCGCAAAGGTCATGGGAATCAATGTGACCCGATACAAGATCATAGCCTTTACGACGAGTGCAAGTTTCGCAGGATTGATCGGCGCCACATCGTGGGCACTGAAAACCCCCTATGTGTTTCCGCCTGAGGTCTTCGAGATCCACTACACCGTGGAAGCGATCATCATTGTGCTCCTGGGCGGAGCCGGAACCCTTCTGGGACCTGTTGTGGGTGGCCTGATTTACGGGCTTTCCAAGTACTGGCTGAGTGTTATCATGCCGGGATTTCAACTCCTCATCTTCGCTCCCGTCATTATTCTCATCATTCTGGCATTTCCAGATGGGGTGGTTGGCATCCTCCGAAAGACCCTGAAAAATACGCAATTAGAGAAGTTCATCGAATAG
- a CDS encoding ABC transporter ATP-binding protein produces the protein MTLLKLDKVTKRFGGLVAVDGVSLEIQAGELVGIVGPNGSGKTTLFNIISGVYFPDEGNVIFEGKDITLLPSYRRAPLGVGRTFQISRPFGSASVRENVAIGAMFGTMAHEVSVSDSLSIADRYIDMVGLQAQREKAAGSLTPVEKKLMEIARALAMRPKLLLMDEAMAGMNPKDIDGMVRFIRRIKEEEKIAVVSMVEHIMRAVAGLAERVMVMHQGAKLIDAPTQEALRDPRVVEVYLGHPLEEDRAAR, from the coding sequence ATGACTCTGCTCAAGCTCGACAAGGTCACAAAACGATTTGGCGGTCTGGTGGCGGTGGATGGGGTGAGCCTTGAAATCCAGGCAGGGGAATTGGTGGGAATCGTGGGGCCCAATGGGAGCGGGAAGACGACGCTCTTCAATATTATCAGCGGAGTCTATTTCCCTGACGAAGGAAACGTCATCTTCGAGGGAAAGGATATTACCCTTCTCCCCTCTTACAGGAGGGCACCACTTGGAGTGGGGCGGACCTTTCAGATCTCCAGGCCCTTCGGCTCGGCCAGTGTGCGGGAGAATGTGGCCATTGGAGCCATGTTCGGTACCATGGCCCACGAAGTCAGTGTAAGCGATTCTCTGAGCATAGCGGATCGCTATATCGACATGGTAGGGCTCCAGGCTCAGAGGGAGAAGGCGGCAGGGAGCCTTACCCCTGTGGAGAAGAAACTCATGGAGATTGCCCGAGCCCTGGCAATGAGACCGAAGCTGCTGTTGATGGACGAGGCCATGGCCGGCATGAATCCTAAAGATATCGATGGGATGGTCCGGTTTATCAGAAGGATAAAGGAGGAGGAGAAGATAGCCGTGGTCTCCATGGTGGAGCACATCATGAGAGCAGTGGCCGGGCTTGCCGAAAGAGTCATGGTGATGCATCAGGGGGCAAAACTCATCGATGCACCAACACAGGAAGCCTTGAGAGATCCGAGGGTGGTGGAGGTCTATCTTGGGCATCCACTGGAGGAAGACCGTGCTGCGCGTTGA
- a CDS encoding ABC transporter ATP-binding protein, which produces MQVLWRPSLEVRGGSLTCLLGPNGVGKSTLLRTVLGSVEPWAGRIVYEGEEITRLPTHKKVNLGLTLVPEGKHLFVGMTVHENLMMGAYRKGAHRMVRDSLELVYSLFPVLSERDGQRAGTLSGGQQQMLTIARALMTRPKLVMLDEPSQGLAPILVREVFGTIKKLQDEVGLTILLVEQNAEASLGAASYVYIMHEGQIKAQGTPDAIRASSEIRKTYLGI; this is translated from the coding sequence ATGCAGGTGCTATGGCGGCCTAGCTTGGAGGTGAGGGGAGGATCTCTGACCTGCCTGCTCGGGCCCAACGGTGTCGGGAAATCGACCCTCCTCAGGACCGTACTGGGTTCTGTGGAACCCTGGGCAGGAAGAATAGTTTACGAGGGCGAGGAGATCACCCGTCTTCCAACACACAAGAAGGTGAACCTGGGGCTCACCCTTGTTCCGGAGGGAAAACATCTGTTTGTCGGTATGACAGTCCATGAAAACCTGATGATGGGGGCCTATCGCAAGGGGGCTCATCGAATGGTTCGGGACTCCCTTGAGCTTGTCTATTCACTGTTTCCGGTTCTTAGTGAGAGAGACGGTCAGCGTGCGGGTACGCTGAGTGGCGGGCAGCAACAGATGCTCACCATCGCCCGGGCCCTGATGACCAGACCGAAGCTCGTGATGCTCGACGAGCCGAGTCAGGGACTGGCTCCGATCCTGGTCAGGGAGGTTTTCGGGACGATCAAGAAACTGCAGGATGAAGTGGGATTAACCATACTCCTCGTGGAGCAGAACGCCGAGGCCTCCCTCGGCGCTGCAAGCTATGTATACATAATGCATGAAGGCCAGATAAAGGCCCAGGGAACCCCGGACGCGATAAGGGCTTCATCTGAGATCAGAAAAACCTACCTCGGTATTTAG